In Bacillus kexueae, the following proteins share a genomic window:
- the thpR gene encoding RNA 2',3'-cyclic phosphodiesterase — protein MNPHYFIAVDLPEEVALKIDNWCRKNNRESFKTWVHKEDYHLTLAFLGGIADKILKEQLVQEVASTVRAFSPFSLTLSQLQTFGLPYSPRVLWFGVYPSKELEQLRKQIYTVCENLGFQLDQRPFTPHITLARKWHAKTPYHPLEHEVIKNTIFHVDGVYLFETHPLNSPKYRRVVQFEM, from the coding sequence GTGAATCCACATTATTTCATAGCTGTTGACCTTCCAGAAGAGGTAGCTTTAAAGATAGATAATTGGTGCCGAAAAAATAATAGAGAGAGTTTTAAAACTTGGGTTCATAAAGAGGATTATCATCTGACGTTGGCGTTTTTAGGTGGGATAGCAGATAAGATATTAAAGGAGCAACTTGTCCAAGAGGTGGCATCGACTGTCCGAGCCTTCTCTCCATTTTCCTTAACATTGTCTCAACTTCAAACATTCGGCTTACCCTACTCGCCTCGAGTCTTATGGTTTGGGGTTTACCCGAGTAAAGAACTAGAACAACTTCGAAAGCAAATTTATACTGTTTGCGAAAATCTCGGGTTTCAGCTTGATCAACGTCCGTTTACTCCTCATATTACTTTGGCGCGTAAATGGCATGCGAAAACTCCGTACCATCCTTTGGAACATGAAGTGATAAAGAATACAATATTTCACGTTGATGGTGTTTATTTATTTGAGACCCATCCTCTGAATAGCCCGAAATATAGAAGAGTCGTACAGTTTGAGATGTAA
- a CDS encoding CidA/LrgA family protein, which translates to MNKWIRTILQIILLYGIYQLGKYIQTVFQLMIPGSIIGMLILFGVLHIRGIHSEWLKDGSELLLKYLPILFIPATVGVMNYFSLFSLEGILTVFIVIVSTILVILTSGWMNQWMVGKEKAAKTVYKREHSL; encoded by the coding sequence ATGAATAAGTGGATTAGAACGATTTTGCAAATTATTCTTTTATATGGCATATATCAATTAGGTAAATATATACAAACTGTGTTTCAGTTAATGATTCCAGGGAGTATTATTGGAATGTTAATTTTATTTGGGGTGTTACACATAAGGGGGATTCACTCGGAGTGGTTGAAGGATGGAAGTGAACTTCTGCTGAAATATTTGCCGATATTATTTATTCCTGCTACGGTCGGCGTGATGAATTATTTCTCCCTTTTTTCATTGGAGGGAATTTTAACTGTTTTCATCGTAATAGTAAGCACAATTCTCGTCATATTAACTTCAGGGTGGATGAATCAGTGGATGGTAGGAAAAGAAAAGGCAGCGAAAACGGTTTATAAACGGGAGCATAGCTTATGA
- a CDS encoding LrgB family protein, translating to MRIVESLFFIVLTVALYQLMVKVYKRFPQPILVPIATSTVLLIILLVMLRIPYETYMLGGRWIDELLGPAVVAFAYPLYQNRRKLKEHALSIIVSVFVGTIVGLLSGLLLSFVFQVDDALIRSLAPKSVTSPVAMDIAEIIGGAPSLAAVYVMFAGIGGAIIGPFVLKHARIHHPISMGVSLGAASHGIGTAKAYELGMIEGAISSISMTLSAVFASLLCPFIVQLLM from the coding sequence ATGAGAATCGTTGAGTCTTTATTTTTTATCGTATTAACGGTTGCCTTATATCAGTTGATGGTAAAGGTATACAAACGGTTTCCACAACCAATCCTTGTTCCAATCGCTACATCAACCGTTTTACTGATTATTCTTCTCGTAATGTTACGAATACCGTATGAGACGTATATGCTTGGTGGCAGATGGATTGATGAGTTATTAGGTCCAGCGGTTGTTGCATTCGCCTATCCCCTTTACCAAAATCGAAGAAAGCTAAAAGAACATGCATTATCTATTATCGTAAGTGTGTTCGTTGGTACAATAGTAGGTTTATTGTCAGGATTACTACTTTCATTCGTTTTTCAAGTAGATGATGCGCTTATACGCTCGCTGGCGCCTAAATCTGTTACATCTCCAGTGGCGATGGATATAGCTGAAATCATTGGAGGTGCTCCTTCTTTGGCCGCGGTTTATGTAATGTTTGCGGGGATAGGTGGGGCCATTATTGGACCGTTCGTGTTAAAGCATGCGCGGATTCATCACCCAATCTCAATGGGTGTTAGTTTAGGAGCAGCATCTCACGGGATTGGAACGGCGAAAGCATACGAACTTGGAATGATTGAAGGTGCGATTAGTTCAATATCTATGACATTAAGCGCAGTGTTTGCTTCACTATTATGTCCTTTTATTGTACAACTTTTAATGTAA
- a CDS encoding nuclease-related domain-containing protein: MAQIIKIEDYISRYEIDVTRYTNQFIRFKKRQWEQLKEEEPSQISDKKQPFLDHIFQHQLIWASSTVRSCSYLDKKYEQDTMLKHLAQSLPDQYLILYYPVFSIKKAPIEADVVIICPNEILCLSIITGEKEEVVMASEGRFWVRRGQEGEKKMVNPLPSLNRTVNIVQRIVKECEVELPIRPFIISRMGYIHAPELPRQCRTVDKRSYREWIEKLQQNPSPIKHQQLKMAKMLLSITLTNSYDRFEFDM; encoded by the coding sequence GTGGCTCAAATCATTAAAATAGAAGACTATATATCTCGTTATGAAATAGATGTGACAAGGTATACCAATCAGTTCATTCGATTTAAAAAACGACAATGGGAACAATTAAAAGAAGAGGAGCCATCACAAATCTCAGATAAAAAACAACCTTTTTTAGATCATATTTTTCAACATCAATTAATTTGGGCAAGCTCAACTGTTAGATCTTGCTCTTACTTGGATAAAAAATACGAACAAGATACGATGTTAAAGCATTTGGCTCAATCTTTACCTGACCAATATTTAATATTATATTATCCTGTGTTTTCGATAAAAAAAGCTCCGATTGAAGCAGACGTCGTTATCATTTGTCCTAATGAGATTCTCTGTTTATCAATTATCACGGGTGAAAAAGAAGAAGTGGTGATGGCTAGTGAAGGACGCTTTTGGGTTCGAAGGGGACAAGAAGGGGAGAAGAAGATGGTCAACCCATTGCCAAGCCTTAATCGTACTGTCAATATTGTTCAGCGTATTGTAAAAGAATGCGAAGTCGAGTTGCCAATCAGACCATTCATAATTAGCCGAATGGGGTACATTCATGCACCTGAGTTGCCAAGACAGTGTCGTACCGTGGATAAGCGAAGCTATCGGGAATGGATCGAAAAGCTCCAGCAAAACCCATCACCAATTAAACACCAACAACTAAAAATGGCGAAAATGTTGCTATCCATTACGTTAACTAATTCCTACGATCGATTTGAATTTGATATGTGA
- the pulA gene encoding type I pullulanase — translation MLTVKREYEAYLDDMNIVTILWPEERIGNQDKQFYLCTSNENIHLQLKESYRIDRFHKYVVKLPNPLSFGETHYIVDESGCKTDLQMGAVIRTREFDEMFYYEGVDLGIQYNQSHISGKVWAPTATAMILKLTHPETKEVKQIQMRREKRGIWSFTIEGNYEGFYYSYLVCVNLVWNEVVDPYAKAVSQNGEYGVIIDLEQTMVEKIEVPPIEKSTDAVIYELHIRDFSIHPHSGIEQKGKYKAFTEWNTSTPKGFSTGMRYLTELGITHVEVLPFNDFAGVDETEPDQLYNWGYNPIHFNAPEGSYATDSIHAKVRIRELKEMIQAFHRHSLKVIMDVVYNHVFIREESHFEKLVPGYFFRHDQYGVPSNGTGVGNDIASERKMVRKYIIDSVIYWMEEYDVDGFRFDLMGILDIETMNKVHEEVRKWKHDAIILGEGWDLQTPLPYNQKATIANAIKMPGLSFFNDHFRDTVKGSTFLIHDKGFALGNPHKISGMLESVTGSIPYNPHLRGLFQHPVQSVNYVESHDNHTFWDKMSLSLDDETEEMRRDRQRLALGIVILSQGIPFIHSGQEFYRSKYGEENSYKSPDHINQLDWNRRERFEEDIQYVKQLISIRKYHGIFRLACAEKVKEHCSFFHSHDGIIAYRYDHVSSYGPWDKVIVIHKNNDKEFMLFLENNQGWKVACTPTSCSVEEPVQHVFEKIALKRIGTYVLYQN, via the coding sequence TTGCTTACTGTGAAACGCGAATATGAAGCGTATTTAGATGACATGAACATCGTAACCATTTTATGGCCGGAAGAACGAATTGGAAATCAGGATAAACAGTTCTACCTTTGTACAAGTAACGAAAACATTCATCTTCAATTAAAAGAATCGTACCGAATTGATCGTTTTCATAAATATGTTGTAAAGCTTCCAAATCCTTTATCATTTGGAGAAACGCACTACATTGTTGACGAATCGGGATGCAAAACCGATCTGCAAATGGGAGCTGTTATTCGTACAAGAGAGTTCGATGAAATGTTTTACTATGAGGGAGTCGACCTTGGAATTCAATATAATCAATCGCACATATCAGGGAAAGTATGGGCACCAACTGCAACGGCGATGATTTTAAAGCTCACTCATCCAGAGACGAAGGAAGTAAAGCAAATCCAAATGAGAAGAGAAAAGAGAGGGATTTGGAGCTTTACAATTGAAGGTAATTATGAAGGATTCTATTATTCATATTTAGTATGTGTGAACTTAGTGTGGAATGAAGTGGTGGATCCTTATGCAAAAGCAGTCTCACAGAATGGAGAGTATGGTGTCATCATTGACTTAGAACAAACAATGGTAGAAAAAATTGAGGTTCCTCCAATTGAAAAAAGTACAGATGCTGTTATTTATGAACTCCACATTCGAGATTTTTCAATTCATCCACATAGTGGTATCGAACAAAAAGGGAAGTATAAGGCGTTTACTGAATGGAATACATCTACTCCGAAAGGGTTTTCTACTGGGATGCGATACTTAACCGAGTTAGGTATCACACATGTGGAAGTTTTGCCTTTTAATGATTTTGCGGGAGTTGATGAAACAGAACCAGATCAATTATATAATTGGGGATACAATCCGATTCATTTTAATGCTCCTGAAGGAAGCTATGCGACAGATTCAATTCATGCAAAAGTAAGAATTCGAGAGCTTAAGGAAATGATTCAAGCATTTCATCGACATAGCTTAAAGGTCATAATGGATGTCGTTTATAATCATGTTTTTATTCGGGAAGAATCTCATTTTGAGAAATTAGTGCCAGGCTATTTTTTTCGTCATGACCAGTATGGGGTTCCGTCAAACGGAACGGGTGTTGGAAACGATATAGCCTCGGAGCGTAAGATGGTTCGGAAATATATAATAGATTCTGTTATATACTGGATGGAAGAATATGATGTAGATGGCTTTCGTTTTGATCTAATGGGTATCTTAGATATCGAAACGATGAATAAGGTTCACGAAGAAGTAAGGAAATGGAAACACGATGCAATCATTCTTGGAGAAGGATGGGATTTACAAACCCCATTGCCGTACAATCAAAAAGCAACGATTGCGAATGCTATCAAAATGCCTGGATTATCTTTTTTTAATGACCATTTTCGAGATACGGTAAAAGGAAGTACGTTTCTTATTCATGATAAGGGGTTTGCTCTTGGTAATCCGCATAAAATTTCCGGTATGTTAGAGTCTGTGACAGGCTCTATTCCTTATAACCCACATTTAAGAGGGTTATTTCAACATCCTGTACAATCTGTCAATTACGTTGAGTCCCATGATAATCATACGTTTTGGGATAAAATGAGCTTAAGTTTGGATGATGAAACGGAAGAAATGAGACGAGATCGGCAACGATTAGCGCTAGGTATTGTGATTTTGTCCCAAGGGATTCCATTCATCCATAGTGGTCAAGAGTTTTATCGTTCGAAATATGGAGAGGAAAATAGTTACAAATCTCCAGATCATATTAATCAGCTTGACTGGAATAGGCGTGAGCGTTTTGAAGAAGATATACAATACGTTAAGCAATTAATTTCCATTCGGAAATATCATGGCATTTTTCGACTGGCATGTGCAGAAAAGGTGAAAGAGCATTGTTCTTTCTTTCATTCCCATGACGGCATCATTGCTTATCGGTACGACCATGTTAGCTCTTATGGCCCTTGGGATAAAGTGATAGTCATCCATAAAAATAACGATAAGGAATTTATGCTATTTCTGGAAAATAATCAAGGGTGGAAGGTAGCTTGTACCCCTACTTCTTGTTCAGTAGAGGAACCGGTTCAACATGTCTTCGAAAAGATAGCTCTCAAACGTATCGGAACGTATGTGTTGTATCAAAACTAA
- a CDS encoding phosphotransferase family protein: MTNHQKLKRNVGLKLNVNWLEYVLGSEWAISPAGGATGDAYYAEKDGKRLFLKRNSSPFLAVLSAEGIVPKLVWTRRMENGDVITAQHWLNGRELKPKDMNDEQVAQLLYKIHHSQELLDMLKRLGKQPLTPGELLSEVKNTVDQDLILIPAIQQALVVLEEQLPNIQHNEMVVCHCDINHNNWLLSNEERLYLIDWDGAMIADPAIDLGMLLYSYIPENEWEQWLQKYGVELTENLMTRMNWYVLVQLIISVAWLKTKGQHEEMQLRLQDLHGVLTKTY; encoded by the coding sequence ATGACTAATCATCAAAAATTAAAACGAAATGTGGGCTTGAAATTGAATGTAAATTGGTTGGAGTATGTATTAGGAAGCGAGTGGGCAATATCTCCAGCAGGAGGAGCAACTGGGGACGCATATTATGCTGAGAAAGATGGAAAACGACTTTTCTTGAAGCGAAACTCTTCTCCGTTTCTAGCTGTTCTTTCTGCTGAAGGAATTGTACCTAAATTAGTATGGACAAGAAGAATGGAGAACGGTGACGTTATTACGGCTCAACATTGGTTGAACGGGAGAGAGTTAAAGCCAAAAGACATGAATGATGAACAAGTGGCTCAACTTCTATATAAAATTCATCATTCACAAGAGCTTCTCGATATGTTGAAGCGTTTAGGGAAACAACCACTTACACCAGGCGAGTTGCTGTCTGAAGTGAAAAATACGGTCGATCAAGACCTGATTCTCATTCCTGCCATTCAACAAGCGTTGGTGGTTTTAGAAGAGCAGTTACCTAATATACAACATAATGAAATGGTTGTATGTCACTGTGATATAAACCATAATAACTGGCTACTTTCCAATGAAGAACGGCTTTATTTGATTGATTGGGACGGAGCGATGATTGCAGACCCGGCGATTGATTTAGGAATGCTGTTATATTCATATATCCCAGAGAATGAATGGGAGCAATGGTTACAGAAATATGGAGTTGAACTAACGGAAAATTTAATGACACGAATGAATTGGTATGTGTTAGTTCAATTAATTATTTCTGTTGCGTGGTTAAAGACGAAGGGACAGCATGAGGAAATGCAGCTTCGCCTTCAAGATTTGCACGGAGTTCTTACGAAAACGTATTAA
- a CDS encoding YtzH-like family protein: MQLNHEHQLMLLKDILSEQHSECCGTESEYEQIDRLIQSLLNNEQISQSLKQSLQHVYQYSQERNNGPDYSDHIQSYRDDIPNWITNLNTFS, from the coding sequence ATGCAATTAAATCACGAACATCAATTAATGTTATTAAAAGATATTCTTTCTGAGCAACATAGCGAGTGTTGTGGTACTGAGTCAGAATATGAACAAATAGATCGACTGATTCAATCTTTGCTTAACAACGAACAAATTAGTCAGTCTTTAAAACAATCCTTACAACATGTTTACCAATATAGTCAAGAGCGAAATAATGGGCCTGATTATTCCGATCATATCCAGTCATATCGTGACGATATTCCGAATTGGATTACTAATCTTAATACGTTTTCGTAA
- the trmB gene encoding tRNA (guanosine(46)-N7)-methyltransferase TrmB, producing the protein MRLRNKPWANEYIQQHPNLVIPNPEEVKGKWNEIFQNENPIHIEVGTGKGQFIVGMAKQNPHINYIGIELYQSVIVSALSKLEEEQLPNLKLLNVNAKNLTDYFAPGEIGRVYLNFSDPWPKNRHEKRRLTYKTFLSTFETIMVDEGEIHFKTDNQGLFEYSLKSFSEYGLLLKFVSLDLHKSDFEGNIMTEYEEKFSKKGQRIYRAEAKYPSKK; encoded by the coding sequence ATGCGTTTACGAAATAAGCCTTGGGCAAATGAATATATTCAACAACATCCAAATTTAGTCATTCCGAATCCTGAAGAGGTAAAAGGAAAATGGAATGAAATATTTCAAAATGAAAACCCCATTCATATTGAAGTAGGTACAGGAAAAGGTCAATTTATCGTAGGGATGGCTAAACAAAATCCACATATTAATTACATCGGTATTGAATTGTATCAGAGCGTCATTGTATCAGCTTTAAGTAAATTAGAGGAAGAGCAGCTTCCAAATTTAAAGCTTTTAAATGTAAATGCGAAAAACTTAACCGACTATTTTGCGCCTGGTGAGATTGGTCGAGTATATTTAAACTTCTCAGATCCATGGCCAAAAAATCGCCACGAGAAGCGTCGTTTAACGTATAAAACATTTTTATCTACTTTTGAAACCATTATGGTTGATGAAGGTGAGATTCATTTTAAAACGGATAATCAAGGATTGTTTGAGTACTCACTAAAAAGCTTTTCAGAATATGGTTTATTGTTAAAATTTGTGAGTCTAGATTTACACAAAAGTGACTTTGAAGGAAATATAATGACAGAATATGAAGAGAAGTTTTCGAAAAAGGGACAACGAATTTATCGAGCAGAAGCAAAATATCCGTCTAAAAAGTGA